From one Idiomarina sp. X4 genomic stretch:
- a CDS encoding NAD(P)/FAD-dependent oxidoreductase gives MKERIVIVGGGAGGLELATQLGRKLGRKGKAQITLIDRNTTHLWKPLLHEVASGALDSRLAEVDYRGQSAREGFQFLIGTLEHVDKDAKTVTLAAINNSEGEEVLSTRNVPYDRLILAVGSVTADFGTPGVKENCYFLDSLKQADAFHAELLDEFLRVNQALEDGKEAELSLAIVGGGATGVELAAELVHSVSLLSIYGLKHLDRSHFKVQLIEAGERLLPALPERLSTSVLKKLRKLGVEVILNNPVKEVTKQQLCLSEGEPITADMMVWAAGVRAPDITQSWNLQLRKNNQIEVNEYLQSVSDKSIYAMGDCSACRIDDERWVPPRAQSAHQMAECLYKNISREYAGRDPKPFRYKDRGSLVSLSRFSAVGNLMQSKSVSMSIEGTLARWAYASLYRMHQRALHGWWKMFLILLVDKLNHAVKPRLKLH, from the coding sequence ATGAAGGAACGGATAGTAATTGTTGGCGGTGGCGCAGGTGGACTTGAGTTAGCGACACAGCTAGGTCGTAAATTGGGGCGTAAAGGTAAAGCTCAAATTACCTTGATAGATCGCAACACAACACATCTTTGGAAACCGTTATTACATGAGGTTGCTTCTGGCGCTTTAGACTCAAGATTGGCAGAGGTTGATTATCGAGGACAAAGCGCCCGGGAAGGCTTTCAGTTTCTGATTGGTACGTTGGAACACGTTGATAAAGATGCCAAAACTGTCACCCTTGCGGCCATTAATAATAGCGAGGGTGAGGAAGTCCTAAGTACAAGAAACGTGCCCTATGATCGTTTGATTCTAGCCGTTGGCAGTGTCACTGCAGATTTCGGTACCCCTGGGGTCAAAGAGAATTGCTATTTTTTGGACTCTTTAAAACAAGCTGACGCATTTCATGCTGAGCTGCTCGACGAGTTTTTGAGAGTGAACCAAGCACTCGAGGATGGTAAAGAGGCTGAATTGTCATTGGCTATTGTTGGCGGCGGTGCGACTGGCGTCGAGTTAGCTGCGGAGCTTGTTCACTCGGTGTCCTTATTGTCTATTTACGGACTCAAACATCTCGATAGAAGCCACTTCAAGGTTCAGTTGATTGAGGCTGGAGAGAGGTTGCTACCGGCTTTACCGGAACGTTTATCCACTTCCGTTCTGAAGAAACTCCGTAAGCTGGGTGTGGAGGTCATCTTGAATAACCCGGTTAAAGAGGTAACAAAACAACAGCTTTGCCTTTCAGAGGGGGAGCCAATAACGGCCGATATGATGGTATGGGCAGCAGGTGTCAGAGCGCCGGATATTACCCAGTCCTGGAATTTACAACTTAGAAAAAACAATCAAATAGAAGTTAATGAGTACCTTCAGTCAGTTTCAGATAAGTCCATTTATGCAATGGGCGATTGTTCGGCCTGTCGGATTGACGACGAACGCTGGGTGCCGCCGCGTGCTCAATCCGCGCATCAGATGGCTGAATGTTTATACAAAAATATTTCACGGGAATATGCTGGCCGCGACCCCAAACCTTTTCGTTACAAAGACAGAGGCTCGCTAGTTTCGCTGAGTCGTTTTTCGGCGGTGGGCAATTTAATGCAAAGCAAAAGTGTGTCTATGTCGATTGAAGGGACATTAGCACGATGGGCCTACGCTAGCTTGTACCGCATGCATCAGCGAGCGTTGCATGGCTGGTGGAAAATGTTTTTAATTCTGTTGGTCGATAAGTTAAACCATGCGGTGAAACCCCGTCTGAAGTTGCATTGA
- the dnaE gene encoding DNA polymerase III subunit alpha has translation MTAPNFIHLRIHSDFSMVDGLAKVGPICDAVADAGMPALAITDQMNFCGLVRYYGTAHKLGLKPIIGCDFWVQHSYPEGEIFRLTALAMDNDGYQQITQLMSKAYLRGHIADKPVIDKDWLKEHNQGIILLSGAREGDIGHALLRNDDKELDAALDFYQEYFPDRFYLELVRTGRPKEEDYLHKAVKLAGETQLPVVATNEVVFLKEENFDAHEIRVSIHDGYQLEDRRRPKKYSPQQYLKTAEEMAELFSDIPEALENTVEIAKRCNVTVRLGEYFLPKFPTGDMTTEDYLVKVSEEGLEERLAFLFPDEEERAAKRPEYDERLVEELNVINGMGFPGYFLIVMEFIQWSKDNGIPVGPGRGSGAGSLVAYALKITDLDPLEFDLLFERFLNPERVSMPDFDVDFCMDRRDEVIDHVADLYGREAVSQIITFGTMAAKAAIRDVGRVLGHPYGFVDRISKLVPGDPGMTLEKAFEIEPQLGELYDQDGEVKAIIDMARILEGVTRNAGKHAGGVVISPTTITDFSPLYCDDEGKNPVTQFDKNDVESAGLVKFDFLGLRTLTIIQWAVDMVNARKEKAGEELIDITAIDLTDPACFKLLKKAETTAVFQLESRGMKELIKKLLPDSFEDIIALVALFRPGPLQSGMVDNFIDRKHGREEISYPDVKYQHDSLQPILEPTYGVILYQEQVMQIAQVLAGYTLGGADLLRRAMGKKKPEEMAKQREIFREGAAKNNIDPELAMKIFDLVEKFAGYGFNKSHSAAYALVSYQTLWMKTHYPAEFMAAVMSADMDNTDKIVTLADECERMGLELLPPDVNKGAYKFTVDEQQRVVYGIGAIKGVGEAPIESIIQARNEGGPFKDLFDFCCRVNLKKMNKRVLERLIRAGAMDNLGPHRAALMATLEKAIRQAEQHLQAEQIGQSDMFGVLTTEPEAVEQEFVQVRHWPEAVWLEGERETLGLYLTGHPINRFRSELKHYVSNTLSNVGPTPKDQSVAIAGLVIDIRVLTNKRGQRFAIVTLDDKTARMDVRLFSNEYESYQELLEKDRILWVKGEVRFDNFSNSNTMTAREVMAIEQARESYLRSLSITLTEDALENGVAGKLETVLAPYAKGTCPIKLRYNSSYAKAELSVEANWYVTPSDELIDELQNLLGNQQVSLEF, from the coding sequence ATGACAGCACCAAACTTTATCCATTTACGCATTCACAGCGACTTCTCCATGGTCGATGGCTTAGCCAAAGTCGGCCCGATATGTGATGCCGTAGCTGACGCCGGTATGCCGGCATTAGCGATAACCGATCAAATGAATTTTTGTGGTCTGGTTCGTTATTACGGTACGGCGCATAAATTAGGATTAAAACCTATTATCGGGTGTGACTTTTGGGTACAGCACAGCTATCCGGAAGGTGAGATATTTCGTTTGACGGCATTGGCAATGGATAACGACGGTTATCAGCAAATTACACAGTTAATGTCGAAAGCTTATTTGCGAGGACACATAGCGGATAAACCCGTTATTGATAAAGACTGGCTAAAAGAGCACAACCAGGGGATTATTTTGCTCTCCGGCGCTCGTGAAGGTGATATCGGCCATGCATTATTGAGAAACGACGATAAAGAACTTGATGCGGCATTGGACTTTTATCAAGAGTATTTTCCTGATCGCTTTTATCTTGAATTGGTGCGAACTGGACGTCCTAAAGAAGAAGACTACCTGCACAAAGCGGTAAAGTTAGCTGGTGAAACACAGCTACCCGTCGTTGCGACCAACGAAGTCGTTTTTCTGAAGGAAGAAAACTTTGACGCCCATGAGATTCGTGTATCTATTCATGACGGTTATCAGCTTGAAGATCGCCGCCGCCCCAAGAAGTATTCGCCGCAACAGTATCTAAAAACGGCCGAAGAAATGGCGGAGCTGTTCTCCGATATTCCTGAAGCGTTGGAAAATACCGTTGAAATCGCTAAGCGATGTAATGTGACGGTCCGTTTAGGCGAATACTTTCTGCCGAAATTTCCGACCGGAGATATGACGACGGAAGACTACTTGGTCAAAGTGTCTGAAGAAGGTTTAGAAGAGCGTCTCGCGTTTCTCTTTCCTGACGAGGAAGAACGCGCGGCTAAACGTCCAGAATATGATGAGCGTCTAGTAGAAGAGCTTAACGTCATTAATGGGATGGGCTTCCCGGGCTACTTCCTTATCGTTATGGAGTTCATCCAGTGGAGTAAAGACAATGGCATACCCGTTGGTCCGGGGCGAGGGTCGGGTGCGGGGTCGTTAGTTGCTTACGCACTGAAAATTACCGATTTGGATCCGCTCGAGTTTGACCTGCTTTTCGAACGGTTTCTGAACCCTGAACGGGTCTCTATGCCGGACTTTGATGTGGACTTCTGTATGGATCGTCGTGATGAGGTTATTGACCACGTTGCCGATTTGTACGGTCGCGAAGCGGTATCGCAGATCATTACGTTTGGCACCATGGCTGCGAAAGCCGCAATACGTGATGTAGGGCGTGTCCTGGGACACCCGTATGGCTTTGTTGATCGCATATCGAAGTTAGTGCCCGGTGACCCGGGGATGACGCTGGAGAAGGCATTTGAAATAGAGCCTCAGCTGGGAGAATTGTACGATCAGGACGGTGAGGTCAAAGCCATTATTGATATGGCCAGGATTCTAGAGGGTGTCACACGTAATGCCGGTAAACACGCCGGTGGCGTGGTTATTTCGCCTACCACTATTACCGACTTCTCACCGCTGTATTGTGACGATGAAGGCAAGAACCCGGTCACCCAGTTTGATAAAAACGATGTTGAATCGGCCGGCTTGGTCAAGTTTGACTTTTTAGGCTTGCGAACACTGACCATTATTCAGTGGGCCGTCGATATGGTAAATGCCCGCAAGGAGAAAGCAGGCGAAGAGCTTATCGATATCACCGCTATCGATTTGACCGATCCGGCATGTTTCAAATTACTTAAAAAGGCCGAAACAACCGCCGTTTTCCAGCTGGAGTCGCGCGGCATGAAGGAGCTAATTAAGAAGCTTTTGCCTGACTCTTTTGAAGACATTATCGCATTGGTTGCTCTATTCAGACCGGGACCGTTGCAGTCGGGTATGGTCGATAACTTCATTGACCGAAAGCATGGTCGTGAAGAAATCTCTTATCCGGATGTTAAGTATCAGCATGACAGCTTGCAGCCGATTCTCGAACCGACATACGGCGTTATTTTGTACCAAGAGCAAGTTATGCAAATTGCACAGGTACTGGCGGGCTATACTCTGGGTGGCGCTGATTTGTTGCGTCGAGCTATGGGTAAGAAAAAGCCCGAGGAAATGGCAAAGCAGCGCGAGATTTTCCGGGAAGGAGCAGCGAAGAATAATATTGACCCTGAATTGGCGATGAAAATCTTCGATTTGGTAGAGAAGTTCGCCGGTTATGGGTTTAATAAATCGCACTCGGCCGCTTATGCCTTAGTGTCGTATCAAACGCTGTGGATGAAGACTCATTATCCGGCAGAGTTTATGGCTGCGGTGATGTCAGCGGATATGGATAACACCGATAAAATTGTTACGCTGGCGGATGAGTGTGAGCGAATGGGTCTTGAATTATTGCCGCCAGACGTCAATAAGGGCGCCTATAAGTTTACTGTTGATGAACAACAGCGTGTTGTTTATGGCATTGGGGCTATTAAAGGTGTTGGCGAAGCGCCGATTGAGTCTATTATTCAAGCTAGAAATGAAGGTGGTCCGTTCAAAGATTTGTTCGACTTCTGCTGTCGGGTGAATTTGAAAAAAATGAATAAGCGGGTTCTGGAGCGGCTAATACGAGCAGGTGCTATGGATAATTTAGGACCACACCGCGCGGCGCTTATGGCGACGCTGGAAAAAGCCATTCGCCAGGCAGAGCAGCATTTGCAGGCAGAGCAAATTGGTCAGTCCGATATGTTTGGTGTGCTGACTACCGAGCCGGAAGCCGTTGAGCAGGAATTTGTGCAAGTGCGTCACTGGCCGGAGGCCGTGTGGCTGGAAGGTGAACGGGAGACTCTTGGGCTTTACCTCACCGGACACCCCATTAACCGCTTTAGAAGTGAGTTGAAACACTATGTGTCAAATACTCTGTCTAATGTCGGTCCTACACCAAAAGACCAAAGTGTTGCTATTGCGGGACTCGTGATAGATATTCGCGTGCTGACAAACAAACGGGGCCAACGTTTTGCTATAGTAACGTTAGATGACAAGACGGCGCGCATGGATGTACGATTATTCAGCAATGAATACGAAAGTTATCAAGAATTGCTCGAAAAAGACCGAATTTTGTGGGTAAAAGGTGAGGTCAGATTTGATAACTTTAGTAATAGCAATACAATGACCGCTAGAGAAGTGATGGCTATCGAGCAAGCGCGTGAGAGTTATTTACGCAGTTTGTCGATTACGCTGACGGAAGATGCACTTGAAAATGGTGTGGCAGGTAAGCTGGAGACAGTGCTGGCGCCTTATGCGAAAGGAACCTGCCCAATAAAGCTTCGTTATAACTCGTCGTATGCGAAGGCAGAATTGTCAGTGGAAGCGAATTGGTATGTGACGCCATCGGATGAATTAATAGACGAATTACAGAACTTGCTGGGGAATCAGCAGGTTTCACTCGAATTTTAA
- the accA gene encoding acetyl-CoA carboxylase carboxyl transferase subunit alpha, producing the protein MSLNFLDFEQPIAELEAQIEELKSVGKRGELDINIEEEVQRLTKKSQELTEKIFSDLGAWQVAQLARHPLRPYTLDYIRMIFTEFDELAGDRTFANDEAIVGGMARLDGTPVMVIGQQKGRETKEKIRRNFGMPKPEGYRKALRLMETAERFNLPIITFIDTPGAYPGIGAEERGQSEAIARNLKVMSRLNVPIICTVIGEGGSGGALAIGVGDKVNMLQYSTYSVISPEGCASILWKSASKAPLAAEAMGVTAQRSKELGLIDAIIPEPLGGAHRHAEEMASRLKQQLLSDVKSLEGLSKSERLDQRYKKLMSFGYC; encoded by the coding sequence ATGAGCCTTAATTTTCTGGATTTTGAACAGCCAATAGCTGAGCTCGAAGCGCAGATCGAAGAATTAAAGTCAGTCGGCAAGCGCGGCGAACTTGACATTAATATTGAAGAAGAAGTTCAGCGTTTAACAAAGAAGAGCCAGGAGCTCACAGAAAAAATATTTTCTGATTTAGGCGCCTGGCAGGTTGCGCAGTTGGCTCGCCATCCATTACGACCGTATACACTCGATTACATTCGGATGATTTTTACCGAGTTTGATGAGCTGGCGGGTGATAGAACGTTTGCGAATGACGAAGCTATTGTTGGCGGTATGGCACGCCTTGATGGCACACCGGTGATGGTGATTGGCCAGCAGAAAGGACGCGAGACCAAAGAGAAAATTCGCCGTAACTTTGGTATGCCAAAACCAGAGGGCTACCGCAAAGCGCTGCGATTAATGGAAACCGCGGAACGTTTTAATTTACCTATTATTACATTCATCGACACCCCAGGAGCCTACCCGGGCATTGGTGCCGAAGAGCGCGGACAAAGTGAAGCCATTGCCCGTAACTTAAAAGTTATGTCGCGACTGAATGTGCCCATTATCTGTACGGTAATTGGTGAGGGAGGCTCAGGTGGTGCATTAGCGATTGGTGTTGGCGATAAAGTGAATATGTTGCAGTACAGCACTTACTCGGTTATTTCACCCGAAGGGTGTGCGTCTATTCTATGGAAGAGTGCCAGTAAAGCGCCATTAGCGGCAGAAGCCATGGGGGTTACTGCGCAGCGGAGTAAAGAGCTTGGCCTTATTGATGCTATTATCCCAGAGCCGTTGGGCGGTGCGCATCGCCACGCAGAGGAAATGGCGAGCCGTTTGAAGCAGCAACTGCTGTCAGACGTGAAATCATTGGAAGGACTGAGTAAGTCTGAACGTTTGGATCAGCGTTACAAAAAACTGATGTCGTTTGGGTACTGCTAA
- the tilS gene encoding tRNA lysidine(34) synthetase TilS — protein MSTDALYERFLNVINRLSLHPGQQIVAALGGGADSQTILDLLMRFRRDNPQYNYLAIHLDHSFHPDSGRWSDVIHEAAKAYGVDTIFEPLEVPMKSRVSKEAIGRELRYKRLAELTEPNAVLLLGQHKNDQIETFLLQLKRGSGPKGLASMAEVQPWEGERTICRPLLSTSKNEILGYAESNQLTWIEDDTNYDTTIERNFLRHDVIPTLEKRWPHFGMSVIRSAKLCAEQQDVMDELLLEKLQLAQQEKSSHCFPLNILEGASAAMQRALLRTWLQTLGKSLPSYEQLEQIRRQSLNVRSDSQLEISCQGYWVRYFQNALWVDDGAPEAISEVAISKPLTNFGGWGSLRVPESLLSESERLTISCIHPKSKLGKPGRSGRKKLIDWLKERGLAPWLRQRMPVLQSGDNCIWTPVTGWLTTDPENHKPPTLKPSWETSLQWLND, from the coding sequence ATGTCCACTGATGCGCTTTATGAGCGTTTCTTAAATGTTATTAACCGACTATCTCTGCACCCGGGGCAGCAAATTGTTGCTGCCTTAGGTGGTGGAGCCGACTCACAAACCATCCTCGATTTATTGATGCGCTTTCGGCGCGACAACCCGCAGTACAATTACTTAGCTATTCATTTGGATCATAGCTTTCATCCAGACTCAGGTCGATGGTCAGACGTTATTCACGAAGCTGCAAAGGCTTATGGGGTTGATACCATTTTTGAGCCTCTTGAAGTTCCCATGAAAAGTCGAGTGAGCAAAGAAGCTATTGGTCGAGAGCTTCGCTATAAGCGTTTGGCAGAGCTGACCGAACCTAATGCGGTGTTGCTGCTAGGGCAACATAAGAATGATCAAATAGAAACCTTTTTGCTGCAATTAAAACGAGGTAGCGGTCCTAAGGGTTTAGCGTCCATGGCTGAGGTTCAGCCCTGGGAAGGGGAACGCACGATTTGTCGACCGTTACTGAGTACCAGTAAAAATGAAATCTTAGGCTACGCCGAGTCTAATCAGTTAACCTGGATTGAAGACGACACCAACTACGACACGACAATTGAGCGTAACTTCTTAAGGCATGACGTTATTCCTACATTAGAAAAACGCTGGCCCCACTTTGGTATGAGTGTTATACGCTCTGCCAAACTGTGTGCCGAACAACAGGACGTCATGGATGAGCTACTTCTGGAAAAGTTACAGTTGGCTCAGCAAGAGAAGAGCTCCCATTGTTTTCCTCTGAATATACTCGAAGGCGCATCGGCGGCAATGCAACGTGCATTACTGCGCACCTGGCTTCAAACGCTCGGCAAAAGTTTGCCAAGTTATGAGCAACTCGAGCAAATAAGGCGGCAAAGTTTGAACGTTCGTTCAGACAGTCAGCTGGAAATTAGCTGCCAAGGTTATTGGGTTCGGTATTTTCAGAACGCTCTATGGGTTGATGACGGTGCTCCGGAAGCTATTTCCGAAGTAGCCATTTCCAAGCCCTTGACAAATTTTGGCGGATGGGGAAGTTTGCGGGTTCCTGAAAGCTTATTGTCGGAGTCGGAACGACTTACCATCAGTTGCATCCATCCGAAAAGCAAACTTGGCAAGCCTGGGCGGAGCGGACGCAAGAAGTTAATAGACTGGCTGAAAGAAAGAGGTTTAGCGCCCTGGTTGAGGCAGCGGATGCCAGTTTTACAATCTGGCGACAACTGTATCTGGACACCTGTCACAGGCTGGTTGACCACAGATCCCGAAAACCACAAACCGCCGACGTTAAAACCAAGCTGGGAAACGTCGCTACAATGGCTAAATGATTAG
- a CDS encoding GGDEF domain-containing protein, which translates to MLGKAVIRDRLNSAINKTQALVSQLTSSDDIKANSSSLSEKLQTTLDITSLLSIYSHAVLERMPVKAMQFVSDDQVINLCGQYDESHFEYAVMLYADDQYLGQMLYQFKQPASYAVKLRLEQMHKQLTFPLRNSMAYSKVRQAAVKDHLTGVGNRSLLDETLAHITAKLKRDPQKDVSIVLIDMDNFKQVNDNFGHQQGDEVLQQFAQLIKHELRDTDRIFRYGGDEFVLVLEDTPKSQVSEIIERIKKAISRDSKLMSLNVAFSSGAIQMESFHSADDVLDEVDKRLYEAKSLRSRVN; encoded by the coding sequence ATGTTAGGTAAAGCTGTAATTAGAGATCGCTTAAACTCTGCTATCAACAAAACTCAGGCGTTGGTCAGCCAACTCACCTCAAGTGACGATATTAAAGCAAACTCATCGTCGTTGAGTGAGAAGCTGCAGACAACGCTTGATATTACCTCTTTGCTATCAATTTACAGCCATGCCGTTTTAGAGCGAATGCCTGTCAAAGCGATGCAATTTGTCTCCGATGATCAAGTCATTAACTTATGCGGTCAATACGACGAAAGTCACTTTGAATATGCGGTTATGCTTTACGCTGACGACCAATATCTTGGGCAAATGCTTTACCAATTCAAGCAACCGGCGTCGTACGCTGTAAAGCTTCGTCTTGAGCAAATGCATAAACAATTGACTTTCCCTTTGCGCAACTCCATGGCTTATTCCAAAGTACGTCAGGCAGCGGTTAAAGACCACCTAACCGGTGTTGGCAACCGATCGCTGCTCGATGAAACTCTGGCACACATCACCGCCAAACTTAAGCGCGACCCTCAAAAAGATGTGAGTATTGTGCTTATCGACATGGATAACTTTAAACAGGTGAATGATAACTTTGGTCATCAACAGGGTGATGAAGTATTACAGCAGTTCGCTCAGCTTATCAAACATGAACTCAGAGACACCGATCGCATTTTTCGCTACGGCGGCGATGAGTTCGTTTTGGTTTTGGAAGATACGCCCAAAAGCCAGGTGAGTGAAATTATTGAACGTATAAAGAAAGCCATTAGTCGCGATTCAAAGTTGATGTCTTTAAATGTTGCTTTTAGCTCAGGTGCGATACAGATGGAAAGCTTTCACTCTGCAGACGATGTTCTTGACGAAGTGGATAAGCGTTTGTACGAGGCAAAGTCATTGCGCTCTAGGGTGAACTAA
- a CDS encoding monovalent cation:proton antiporter family protein has protein sequence MNGTFSSLLMLLAVAVVLVWLFRRVKLPAILAYLVAGIIAGPEIMGWIKDPDDYHLVAELGIVFLLFSLGLEFSLPKMMAMRRWVFGLGAAQVIGSLLVFMLIGFLWLGEWAASLAIAGALALSSTAVVIKQLKESAQTATRRGQMTVAILLFQDIAVVPLLIIIPLLASDSGSIGYTLLLALAKGTAVIAVLMAVGKWVLPYLFKEIAKQRTDELFVLATLLVALVAGGMTHLFGLSMALGAFLAGMMLGESQYKHQLEADIRPFRDILMGLFFTTIGMQLQLDGFVNNLHWILLAVLIMSIVKIAIISSVARLMGERDTDSWGSAISLFQMGEFGFVIVALANNHNLLSPEIVTSMIGIGVFSMAITPIIIHRLKPLVDAIIRTPDPIEQIESQRIPKGDGLENQVLICGFGRTGQTISRFLDAEGITHIAVDNDPLRVQEAVAGGARVYFGDSARKDILRAVGAEKVDLVIISFADDVRAIEVLKELRLLNPNAYVIVRSRDDQNLSALQNSGASQVVPDTLEASLMLISHVLSHSGIPIRRILARLDKERRNHYGEMHGFFQGSETDMGPEMVDKLEFLRAVTLPEGAWANGKTVASLNWEEHNVQLKAIRRDDEEYPNPDDATEFEPQDVVLLVGKPRYVEAAERWLLEG, from the coding sequence ATGAACGGGACGTTTTCCAGCTTATTGATGTTACTGGCGGTAGCGGTAGTGCTTGTATGGCTCTTCCGAAGAGTAAAACTACCCGCAATACTGGCGTATCTGGTGGCTGGAATTATAGCCGGGCCGGAAATCATGGGTTGGATTAAGGATCCTGACGATTACCACTTGGTTGCAGAGTTGGGTATTGTTTTCCTTCTGTTCTCTCTTGGTTTGGAATTTTCCTTGCCCAAAATGATGGCAATGCGTCGTTGGGTATTTGGTTTAGGTGCAGCTCAGGTCATTGGCTCATTACTGGTGTTTATGCTTATCGGCTTCCTTTGGCTTGGTGAGTGGGCGGCGTCACTCGCGATTGCCGGGGCGCTGGCGTTGTCATCGACTGCCGTGGTTATTAAACAGCTCAAAGAAAGTGCACAAACCGCGACTCGACGAGGGCAAATGACGGTAGCCATTTTGCTGTTCCAGGACATTGCGGTTGTTCCGTTACTAATTATTATTCCGTTGTTGGCGTCAGATTCAGGCAGTATCGGTTATACGTTACTCCTGGCCTTAGCCAAAGGTACCGCCGTTATCGCTGTACTTATGGCTGTGGGTAAATGGGTACTACCGTACTTATTTAAAGAAATAGCCAAGCAAAGAACCGACGAGCTGTTTGTACTGGCAACCTTGTTGGTCGCATTGGTTGCCGGTGGTATGACGCATTTATTTGGCTTGTCGATGGCGCTTGGCGCGTTTTTGGCCGGTATGATGCTGGGCGAGAGTCAATACAAACATCAGTTAGAGGCTGATATTAGGCCGTTCCGCGACATTCTAATGGGCTTGTTTTTCACCACCATAGGCATGCAGTTACAGTTGGATGGCTTTGTAAACAACCTGCACTGGATCTTACTGGCCGTTTTGATCATGTCCATTGTTAAAATTGCCATTATCAGTTCTGTTGCCAGACTGATGGGGGAGCGAGATACCGACTCCTGGGGTAGTGCGATATCGCTGTTTCAAATGGGCGAGTTTGGTTTTGTTATTGTGGCTTTGGCCAATAATCACAATCTTTTGTCGCCGGAAATTGTGACCAGCATGATAGGTATTGGTGTGTTTAGTATGGCGATAACGCCAATCATTATTCACCGCCTCAAGCCTTTAGTCGATGCAATTATTCGCACACCTGACCCTATTGAGCAAATAGAAAGTCAGCGCATACCAAAAGGGGACGGACTGGAAAATCAAGTACTTATTTGTGGTTTTGGACGCACAGGACAAACCATCAGTCGCTTCTTGGATGCCGAAGGTATTACACACATAGCCGTTGATAACGACCCTTTACGTGTCCAGGAAGCGGTTGCGGGTGGCGCACGTGTTTACTTTGGTGACAGTGCTCGCAAAGACATATTACGGGCGGTTGGCGCTGAGAAAGTTGACCTGGTTATTATCAGTTTTGCAGATGATGTGCGAGCAATAGAGGTATTAAAAGAGCTGCGGTTACTCAATCCGAACGCCTATGTCATTGTGCGCAGTCGGGACGATCAAAATCTAAGCGCTTTGCAAAATTCTGGTGCTTCTCAGGTTGTGCCGGACACACTCGAAGCCAGCCTAATGCTTATTTCTCATGTATTAAGCCACAGTGGCATCCCTATTCGCCGTATTTTAGCGCGCCTGGATAAAGAGCGTCGTAATCATTACGGGGAAATGCACGGGTTTTTCCAGGGGTCAGAAACCGATATGGGGCCTGAAATGGTGGATAAACTGGAGTTCTTGCGCGCGGTAACTTTACCTGAAGGCGCTTGGGCGAACGGCAAAACAGTCGCGTCTCTAAATTGGGAAGAGCATAATGTTCAGCTTAAAGCGATACGCCGCGACGATGAAGAGTATCCTAACCCGGACGATGCCACCGAATTTGAACCTCAAGACGTGGTTCTGTTAGTCGGAAAACCGCGCTATGTAGAGGCGGCGGAGCGTTGGTTATTGGAAGGGTAA